A genomic region of Helicoverpa zea isolate HzStark_Cry1AcR chromosome 8, ilHelZeax1.1, whole genome shotgun sequence contains the following coding sequences:
- the LOC124632442 gene encoding 28S ribosomal protein S27, mitochondrial translates to MLRNCRKVFIRNNILCPVIIQKKNFLTKEYKCTDAWNNMNSSPVFNKIVIHDFYNILDQNYASKGVISAIDVDLFANAIKDPSHLEELKDLLHKLRTTAETGNMLDSTHQATIRHFLEFGDVKELIEILKDPLNYGVFLDDYTANMLLDKLLTISDFELAARVASLVMLQEEYNNEITCTLCQYACYKYINSYTPPPPEEPPAEKSKKVEEIKIRVKFLRNPYFDDHFDINDTLTLSGKTLAWISERASNNLNNNLQLIGWLIYKKYDKLSVFCEKICTDKSFKVYKEVIELVQSAHDAAEAEIKPTLENVISILSKVEQNSDDKLEKSLEVAIENAINKSHKNDVSQQKQLFQSWAKLRDEKLEEQAQRLDRARRIQVIQQKQNEMKDQEQKLWFFENEDKIDLQIEEKEKLVDKSTTKKTASKKSEENYIPPEILPRRK, encoded by the exons ATGTTACGTAATTGtcgaaaagtttttattaggAATAACATATTGTGTCCTGTCATTATTCAGAAGAAGAATTTCTTAACCAAAGAATACAAATGTACCGATGCTTGGAATAATATGAATTCTTCtcctgtatttaataaaatagtcattCATGATTTCTACAACATACTCGATCAAAACTATGCTTCGAAAGGCGTAATCAGTGCAATAGATGTTGATTTGTTCGCAAATGCAATTAAAGATCCCAGCCACCTCGAAGAACTTAAGGACCTGCTCCATAAACTTAGGACAACTGCCGAGACAGGTAACATGTTAGACTCAACACATCAAGCCACTATAAGGCATTTTTTGGAGTTTGGTGATGTCAAAGAACtgattgaaatattaaaagatCCTCTTAACTATGGTGTTTTTCTTGATGACTACACTGCAAATATGCTTTTGGACAAACTACTTACCATATCAGACTTCGAACTTGCTGCCAGAGTGGCTTCATTAGTAATGCTTCAAGaagaatataataatgaaataacatGCACTTTGTGTCAGTACGCTTGCTACAAGTACATCAATAGCTACACTCCCCCACCACCGGAAGAACCACCAGCGGAGAAAAGTAAAAAGGttgaagaaattaaaattagagTCAAATTCCTTCGAAACCCTTACTTTGATGATCATTTTGACATAAATGATACACTCACATTATCTGGTAAAACATTGGCATGGATCTCAGAAAGGGCTTCCAACAATTTAAACAATAACTTGCAACTTATCGGGTGGCTAatctacaaaaaatatgataaattatcagttttctgtGAAAAAATTTGTACTGACAAATCATTTAAAGTTTACAAAGAAGTTATAGAACTTGTACAAAGTGCACATGATGCTGCAGAAGCTGAAATCAAGCCAACATTAgaaaatgtaatttcaatattgaGCAAAGTAGAACAGAATTCTGATGACAAATTGGAAAAGTCACTAGAAGTTGCTATTGAGAATGCTATCAACAAATCACATAAAAATGATGTATCTCAACAAAAACAG CTGTTCCAATCATGGGCCAAATTAAGAGATGAAAAACTTGAAGAACAAGCTCAAAGACTGGACAGAGCACGGCGAATACAAGTAatccaacaaaaacaaaatgaaatgaaGGATCAAGAACAAAAATTGTGGTTCTTTGAAAATGAAGACAAAATAGACCTTCAaatagaagaaaaagaaaaactagTTGACAAGTCTACTACAAAGAAGACTGCATCTAAAAAGTCAGAAGAAAACTATATTCCACCAGAGATTTTGCCAAGAAGGAAGTAG